A genomic region of Chloracidobacterium sp. contains the following coding sequences:
- a CDS encoding HORMA domain containing protein, whose product MSSTAVGVYTNVHSYTFVTDKMLTSIKNIVRMSGLDPAKMTSEWPTLELGIRTWLSDGDLEEVHLEVFNPSTDELVGRWDFEIFYGQSGDGSFWQDPEDIKYHIRKIGLNPANCDYRVVTTTATGRRDVTGWSSTSLRSTDGFVKQGIGTTIGAGSISTGTSYWRKK is encoded by the coding sequence ATGAGCAGTACAGCAGTAGGCGTTTACACAAACGTCCATTCATACACATTCGTCACAGATAAGATGCTGACGTCGATCAAGAACATCGTCCGGATGAGCGGTCTCGACCCGGCCAAGATGACGAGCGAATGGCCAACGCTCGAGCTCGGCATCCGCACTTGGCTTAGCGACGGCGATCTCGAAGAAGTGCATCTGGAGGTGTTCAATCCGAGCACGGATGAGCTGGTCGGCCGCTGGGATTTTGAGATCTTCTACGGCCAGTCGGGCGACGGTTCATTCTGGCAGGATCCGGAGGATATTAAATATCACATCCGCAAGATCGGACTGAATCCGGCGAATTGCGATTACAGGGTCGTGACCACGACGGCAACTGGACGCAGAGATGTGACGGGTTGGTCGAGCACCAGTTTGAGGTCAACAGACGGGTTTGTTAAACAGGGCATTGGAACCACGATCGGTGCGGGATCGATCTCAACGGGTACCAGCTATTGGAGAAAGAAATAA
- a CDS encoding nucleotidyltransferase — protein sequence MITVQDAFRKFRTNLELRDKEQEDAQRRHRDIREVMKRSFSLDRDFLTGSYKRHTKTKPLKDVDIFCVLGDEERHYRDKNPSFLLGDVEKELAREYGDSNVSQQRRSVCVDFGIKEDENGETGDKVMSFDVVPAFAKNNHYEIPDMDTASGWTDTDPEVHADLAVKAQAAYDRQWKGLVRMMKAWNRHQGKPIKPGFLIEVMALEVLFPPWGGTYTREIQAFFATLADRIHETWPDPAGLGPDVSDRMATADCDNARKVLRESEQRAALAIRLEREGKNGEALRTWKDLFGKQFPLS from the coding sequence ATGATCACAGTTCAAGACGCATTCAGAAAATTTCGCACGAACCTCGAGCTTAGGGATAAGGAGCAGGAAGACGCGCAGCGGCGCCATCGAGACATTCGTGAGGTTATGAAGCGATCGTTCTCGCTCGACCGCGATTTCCTGACTGGCTCGTACAAGCGGCACACAAAGACCAAACCACTCAAAGATGTCGACATTTTTTGCGTGCTCGGAGATGAGGAACGGCACTACCGTGACAAGAACCCGTCCTTTCTCCTCGGCGATGTGGAGAAGGAATTAGCGAGGGAGTATGGTGATAGCAACGTTTCGCAGCAACGACGAAGCGTCTGCGTCGACTTCGGCATAAAAGAAGATGAGAACGGTGAGACGGGCGACAAAGTGATGAGCTTCGACGTCGTCCCGGCCTTCGCTAAAAACAACCACTACGAGATACCAGATATGGACACGGCCTCTGGATGGACCGATACGGACCCCGAGGTCCATGCCGACCTGGCTGTAAAGGCACAAGCTGCGTACGACCGTCAGTGGAAGGGACTTGTCCGGATGATGAAAGCGTGGAACCGTCACCAAGGCAAGCCGATCAAGCCAGGATTCCTGATCGAGGTGATGGCCCTCGAAGTGTTGTTTCCACCTTGGGGCGGGACGTACACACGCGAGATACAAGCGTTCTTTGCGACGCTTGCCGACCGGATACACGAAACATGGCCGGACCCGGCTGGCCTCGGTCCGGATGTTAGCGATCGCATGGCGACAGCGGACTGCGATAACGCCCGAAAGGTCTTGCGTGAAAGCGAGCAGAGGGCGGCACTTGCGATCCGGCTCGAACGCGAGGGGAAGAACGGCGAAGCCTTGCGCACATGGAAGGACTTATTTGGGAAACAATTCCCGTTATCTTAA
- a CDS encoding SAVED domain-containing protein, which produces MGEQSGARIGGDDYQHLYSWYLLLLLLPEDSVYHHAYVEHPKAGAADDVTLHPKDPAKVAAKYYQVKWHVKGTSHYDFKLFTEIKKPSKTSLLQKLFNSWKGLTNGGEAAEVWLVSNWSYATDIGPFIRENNELDELFHNCSSRSKAGRAKKEWRDAVGATESEMGAFCRDLRFRLGFAGTPELESNIDDRMARYGLKSGQGPRDVVLGAIRRLIKAGGEKKKVTRESLIELIDENDLWAEAAESPKASLTIHGWTKEVFDTTPTVQLDWTAYIDRDTRRVPSQEEWLKELQPELNAAKKKFHERADNRYIDFRGKLPLTTLLAIGAVFPDVGGFAFRTLQPTGSENNLWRSDTTPTQLKFEHEAAAGSGSGDDVVVFLAVSGSGRADAERFFNENRDKFSALIYAEPDGGGGQAILTGAGDAVALANHAKELIRKTRSEFAATRIHLVLYAPASFCLFLGQKLNAIGTIITYERDSTGGYQESLSIATG; this is translated from the coding sequence ATGGGCGAACAAAGCGGAGCACGAATTGGAGGCGACGACTACCAGCATCTTTATAGCTGGTATTTGTTGTTGCTCCTGCTCCCGGAGGACAGCGTCTACCATCACGCTTACGTCGAGCATCCAAAGGCCGGCGCGGCTGACGACGTGACGCTGCACCCGAAAGATCCGGCCAAAGTCGCGGCGAAATACTATCAGGTCAAATGGCACGTTAAGGGTACCAGTCACTACGATTTCAAGCTGTTCACCGAGATCAAGAAACCGAGTAAGACATCCCTCCTACAAAAGCTATTTAACAGCTGGAAAGGCTTGACAAATGGTGGCGAGGCCGCGGAAGTCTGGCTGGTCAGCAATTGGTCTTACGCGACGGATATCGGTCCTTTCATACGCGAGAACAACGAGCTTGACGAACTGTTCCACAATTGCAGTTCGCGATCGAAAGCCGGTCGAGCCAAGAAAGAATGGCGCGACGCCGTTGGTGCGACGGAGTCAGAAATGGGAGCGTTCTGCCGCGACCTTCGTTTCCGTCTAGGCTTCGCGGGTACGCCTGAACTCGAGTCCAACATTGACGATCGAATGGCGCGTTACGGTTTGAAGAGCGGACAAGGTCCAAGGGACGTCGTGCTCGGGGCTATTAGACGTTTGATCAAGGCGGGTGGCGAGAAAAAGAAGGTAACCCGCGAATCACTTATAGAGCTGATCGACGAGAACGATCTCTGGGCTGAAGCGGCCGAGAGTCCGAAGGCAAGCCTGACGATCCATGGATGGACGAAAGAAGTATTCGATACAACTCCGACGGTTCAGCTGGATTGGACGGCTTACATAGATCGCGACACACGGCGAGTACCTTCACAGGAAGAGTGGTTAAAGGAGCTGCAGCCGGAGTTGAATGCGGCGAAGAAGAAGTTCCACGAACGAGCGGATAACAGATACATCGACTTTCGCGGCAAACTCCCGCTGACGACCCTGCTTGCGATCGGAGCGGTGTTTCCTGATGTTGGCGGCTTTGCTTTTCGAACCCTGCAGCCGACGGGTTCGGAGAATAATCTCTGGCGGTCCGACACTACGCCGACACAACTTAAATTCGAGCACGAAGCGGCAGCGGGAAGCGGTTCCGGCGACGATGTCGTTGTGTTCTTGGCGGTATCTGGTAGCGGACGTGCCGATGCGGAAAGATTCTTTAACGAGAACCGCGATAAGTTCTCGGCGCTTATTTATGCGGAGCCGGACGGCGGTGGCGGACAGGCGATTTTGACCGGAGCTGGAGACGCCGTTGCTCTTGCAAATCATGCGAAGGAGTTGATCCGCAAAACTCGGAGTGAATTTGCCGCAACGCGCATCCACCTGGTTTTGTACGCCCCGGCCTCATTCTGCCTTTTCTTAGGACAAAAGTTGAACGCGATAGGAACGATAATTACATACGAACGAGACAGTACCGGCGGGTATCAGGAGTCCTTGTCTATCGCGACTGGTTAA
- a CDS encoding site-specific integrase, translating to MRRELEEHGEDTLRSDKLTFAGLAAVYAEQKILPAKYSNGIKVSGRRSLIPVRSSLKTLIQYFGAKPIRTIKSADIERFKQTRLKTPTTYGGQRKIASVNRELELLRTILNYAVQNEWLLRNPFTLTKGIISKAAEVERDRILSIEEESRLLDACIGRRKHLRPLLICALDTAMRRGELFRMRWADVSFATSEIFIPQTNTKTEEARTVGITRRLREELEKLWSYSPKSQDGLVFGVTNTIKTAFKSLCEDAGVNGFRFHDCRHTATTRMILAGCSHTEVMKITGHSQLKTFLRYLNVKAETTSKVASALDTYLSETSAFPVVSDRLN from the coding sequence ATGAGGCGCGAACTCGAAGAGCACGGCGAAGATACGCTCCGATCTGACAAACTGACTTTTGCAGGACTCGCGGCCGTCTATGCCGAGCAAAAAATACTGCCGGCCAAGTATTCGAACGGTATCAAAGTCTCAGGCAGACGCTCGCTCATCCCGGTCAGATCGTCCCTCAAGACTCTCATACAGTACTTTGGCGCCAAACCGATACGGACGATCAAAAGTGCCGATATTGAGAGGTTTAAGCAAACACGGTTGAAAACACCGACCACTTACGGAGGGCAGCGAAAGATCGCGTCGGTGAACCGGGAACTGGAACTCTTAAGGACGATTCTGAACTATGCGGTTCAGAACGAATGGCTTCTTCGCAATCCGTTCACGTTGACCAAAGGCATTATTTCCAAGGCAGCTGAAGTAGAGCGAGATAGAATTCTATCGATCGAGGAAGAGTCCCGCTTGCTCGACGCCTGCATTGGCCGCCGCAAGCATCTACGACCTCTGTTGATATGTGCTTTGGACACAGCGATGCGGCGAGGGGAGCTCTTTAGGATGCGCTGGGCTGACGTGAGCTTCGCTACCAGCGAGATCTTCATACCCCAGACCAATACGAAGACCGAGGAGGCCAGAACGGTAGGTATTACCCGACGGCTGCGCGAGGAGCTGGAAAAACTATGGAGCTATTCGCCAAAGAGCCAAGATGGGCTCGTATTTGGTGTTACCAATACGATCAAAACTGCCTTCAAGTCGCTCTGCGAAGATGCAGGTGTTAACGGTTTTCGATTTCATGATTGCCGTCATACGGCTACCACGAGGATGATCCTGGCCGGTTGTTCCCACACTGAGGTCATGAAAATTACCGGGCATTCGCAGCTTAAAACATTTCTTCGCTACCTCAACGTCAAGGCGGAAACAACGAGCAAAGTCGCGTCCGCTTTGGACACTTATCTGTCGGAAACGTCCGCATTCCCGGTTGTCTCGGATCGGCTGAATTAG
- a CDS encoding recombinase family protein, translated as MNKTEQIRSRGGAAPFGYRWRDGRLEIDETEAPIRRLIFDLFLKHRRKKTVALILNDLGYRTRNRAEFSDMAIDRLLRDTTAKGVRREIDADIQVDPIVSIEVWERANTLLGTREVKQPVNLFAGRVSCSCGGVMNVPSNSTKYVCPRCRIKIPSDDLESVFLSQLEPFRIGSHTLSESWATFNLKNKRLIVEHLCEAVTVARESISIRFACDPSLLKTAALGQPMQPGLDGHLEQPPSNIPQEPLNEPLLSEAEAAIFLGISKSTLLRKRNAGLIGFFQVGFRILYSKEKHLMPYLTSCEGRR; from the coding sequence GTGAACAAAACCGAACAAATTCGATCGCGCGGTGGAGCCGCTCCATTTGGTTATCGATGGCGTGACGGGCGTCTTGAAATCGATGAGACCGAAGCACCAATCCGGCGTCTTATTTTTGATCTTTTTCTCAAACATCGGCGAAAGAAGACCGTCGCACTAATTTTGAATGATCTTGGGTATCGAACTCGTAACCGGGCAGAATTCTCAGACATGGCAATCGACCGATTACTAAGAGATACAACCGCCAAAGGTGTTCGCCGTGAGATAGACGCCGATATCCAGGTCGATCCGATCGTATCAATTGAGGTTTGGGAAAGGGCCAATACTTTGCTGGGAACCCGGGAAGTAAAACAGCCGGTCAACTTGTTCGCTGGTCGTGTGTCTTGCTCATGTGGCGGCGTGATGAATGTGCCTTCGAATTCCACAAAATATGTTTGCCCTCGTTGTCGCATTAAAATTCCGTCAGATGACCTTGAATCAGTTTTTCTTTCTCAGCTTGAACCTTTTAGAATTGGTTCGCATACTTTATCGGAATCGTGGGCCACGTTTAACCTAAAGAACAAACGTTTGATCGTAGAACATCTCTGTGAAGCGGTCACTGTCGCACGCGAATCGATATCGATACGATTCGCGTGCGACCCTTCCTTATTAAAAACGGCGGCACTTGGGCAACCAATGCAACCCGGCCTCGACGGGCATTTGGAACAACCGCCGTCAAATATTCCTCAAGAACCACTAAATGAACCTTTGCTTAGTGAAGCTGAGGCAGCCATTTTCCTCGGGATTTCTAAATCAACGCTGCTACGCAAACGAAATGCAGGACTTATCGGATTCTTCCAGGTCGGATTTCGTATACTTTATTCAAAAGAAAAACATCTGATGCCGTATCTGACAAGCTGCGAGGGTCGGCGCTAA
- a CDS encoding type IV secretion system DNA-binding domain-containing protein produces the protein MDYRDHHYAEAWTRSFKAWEQCCRGWKLYDVAVALEPAFTPIFVEPAPPRQIIDDARTGGGIRGFIEKSVVNQTPLQPQLVTKLVKVGQPSTFYREGSLAEIHIQLPRELDVNPALSEQLLLSIGHFNTPVAFEIFGDRETISLQHACEVSLVQHLTSQWKASVPDVTLVRRDGFLADKFSGLAPTVIVDFGLSNSFLLPLREFRSFNPDPLAGVIGSLASLASDERAALQVMFIPAKSAWGDEALRAVADTEQRKLLNEINPNYSTSIKDKFATPLFAVSIRLMGQASSFDRCWTLLKQIGGSLRQFGHPRSNELIALSCDGYSAANHRLSFFSRTNYRMGMLLNTSELSGLVHLPASSIQTPKLARAATRTKPVPKAASGNTLILGQNRHDGSDTQASLSEDQRTRHVHIIGSTGSGKSTLLLNMAIQDMQAGNGLCLLDPAGDLVNSVCANVPDARMDDVILFDPSDTDFPIGFNVLQAHSDLEKTLIASDLVSAFRRMATSWGDVMDATLANAVLAILESDRGGTLADLKRFLVEKPFREEFLTSVHDDSVRYFWNNEFPLVSGKPQASILIRLDAFLRQRLVRNIVCQKDSKLDFRSMMDNKKILLVKLSQGMMGLENAHLLGTLIVTKLHQIALSRQDTDSRPFFAIYIDEFHNFVGPSIEPILSGIRKYNISLTLSHQEFRQLQSRSQEVAASVVSNCYTRICFRLGDTDADRFAAGFSSFDAADLQNLGIGEAIVRVERADYDFNLQTNEAPKPETVVLERKKTEIIRRSREKFAAAKSLVENLAENAKTYPVSCAVRPENETVSAHRAAPPTVDPKDLSPSENEHLYLQRIMKRIAEKYDFIATVEKSVLGGTGRIDVALDNGTVRVACEIAVTNTVEYEVRNIQKCLSAGYDRIVVLSLREDHLRDIEQAAKTTLANSQLDRLSFLEPQNFHVFLESLSNETSNKPLDAVKVNGYRVKTSYAEISVAEAEVIGQTLLEVLDERDKK, from the coding sequence ATGGATTACCGGGATCATCATTATGCTGAAGCATGGACGCGATCTTTCAAAGCTTGGGAGCAATGTTGTCGTGGATGGAAATTATACGATGTCGCGGTAGCACTTGAACCGGCATTTACCCCAATATTCGTTGAGCCTGCACCACCTAGGCAGATTATCGATGATGCTCGGACCGGCGGAGGAATTCGAGGCTTCATTGAAAAAAGCGTTGTAAATCAGACTCCTTTACAACCACAGCTTGTAACAAAACTGGTAAAAGTTGGCCAGCCTTCGACCTTTTATCGTGAGGGCAGTTTGGCTGAGATACATATACAGCTTCCGCGTGAATTGGACGTTAATCCTGCGTTAAGTGAACAACTTTTACTGTCGATCGGTCATTTCAATACGCCGGTTGCATTTGAGATTTTTGGTGATCGCGAAACAATATCACTCCAACACGCGTGCGAGGTCTCTCTCGTCCAACATCTTACATCGCAATGGAAGGCTTCTGTTCCCGACGTAACGCTCGTACGCAGGGACGGTTTTCTTGCTGATAAATTCAGCGGCTTGGCGCCTACAGTCATTGTTGATTTTGGACTTTCAAACAGTTTTCTGCTGCCGCTTCGCGAGTTTCGAAGCTTTAATCCTGACCCTCTCGCAGGCGTCATCGGCTCCCTTGCTTCGCTCGCGTCAGATGAACGTGCTGCGTTGCAAGTAATGTTCATTCCTGCCAAATCAGCATGGGGTGATGAAGCGCTTCGAGCCGTTGCCGATACGGAACAACGAAAACTGCTTAACGAGATCAATCCCAATTACTCAACGTCAATCAAGGATAAATTTGCAACTCCGTTGTTTGCTGTTTCGATCCGTCTCATGGGTCAGGCATCCTCTTTTGACCGCTGTTGGACGCTTCTGAAACAGATAGGTGGAAGCCTCAGACAATTCGGTCATCCGCGTAGCAATGAGCTTATCGCTTTGAGTTGTGACGGCTATTCAGCGGCCAATCACCGTCTATCTTTCTTTTCACGCACTAATTATCGAATGGGCATGCTGCTTAACACATCGGAGCTTTCAGGTCTTGTTCATTTACCTGCATCTTCTATTCAAACGCCAAAGCTCGCACGGGCCGCCACTCGAACGAAGCCTGTGCCAAAGGCTGCATCAGGCAACACTCTTATCCTCGGTCAGAACCGTCATGACGGTAGCGACACGCAGGCGTCCTTATCGGAGGATCAACGCACTCGACATGTTCATATAATCGGCAGCACAGGATCAGGAAAATCCACGCTTCTGCTAAATATGGCCATTCAAGATATGCAGGCTGGGAACGGCCTCTGTCTGCTCGATCCGGCTGGAGATCTCGTTAACTCGGTCTGCGCCAATGTGCCTGATGCCAGAATGGATGACGTGATTCTGTTCGACCCGTCCGATACAGACTTTCCGATCGGCTTCAATGTTTTACAGGCGCATAGCGATCTCGAGAAAACACTGATCGCGTCCGATCTCGTATCGGCGTTCAGACGCATGGCTACAAGCTGGGGTGATGTTATGGACGCAACCCTGGCCAATGCGGTTCTCGCTATTCTCGAGAGTGACCGCGGCGGAACACTCGCTGACCTGAAGCGGTTTCTGGTCGAGAAACCGTTCCGCGAAGAGTTTCTTACATCCGTTCATGACGATAGCGTCAGGTACTTTTGGAACAATGAATTTCCGCTTGTTTCCGGCAAACCTCAAGCATCAATTCTTATCCGTTTGGACGCGTTTCTCAGACAGCGGTTAGTTCGCAATATCGTCTGTCAAAAAGACAGTAAATTGGACTTCCGCTCGATGATGGACAACAAAAAGATTTTGCTGGTAAAGCTTTCGCAGGGCATGATGGGTCTGGAGAACGCACATCTTCTGGGAACTCTGATCGTAACAAAACTTCACCAGATTGCACTTAGCCGGCAGGACACCGATTCAAGACCGTTCTTTGCGATCTACATTGATGAATTCCACAACTTCGTAGGACCTAGCATCGAACCAATACTTTCGGGCATCCGCAAATACAACATAAGCTTAACGCTTAGTCATCAGGAATTTCGACAATTACAAAGCCGGAGCCAAGAGGTGGCGGCAAGTGTTGTCTCGAATTGTTACACGCGCATTTGTTTCAGGCTTGGAGATACCGATGCAGACCGTTTCGCGGCTGGGTTTTCTTCATTTGACGCAGCGGATCTTCAGAATCTTGGGATCGGCGAAGCGATCGTCCGTGTTGAGAGGGCCGATTACGACTTCAACTTGCAGACAAATGAAGCCCCTAAGCCCGAGACTGTGGTCTTAGAGCGCAAAAAGACGGAAATTATCCGGCGATCACGCGAGAAATTTGCTGCTGCGAAAAGCTTGGTTGAAAACCTCGCAGAAAATGCGAAAACCTATCCGGTGTCATGTGCGGTAAGACCTGAGAACGAAACTGTTTCAGCACACAGGGCGGCGCCTCCGACCGTAGATCCAAAGGATCTCTCACCATCTGAAAATGAGCACCTGTATTTACAGCGCATAATGAAACGGATAGCAGAAAAATACGACTTCATTGCAACAGTAGAAAAATCGGTTCTTGGTGGAACCGGTCGTATCGATGTTGCCCTTGATAACGGCACTGTCCGTGTAGCTTGTGAAATTGCGGTGACAAACACAGTGGAGTATGAGGTGCGAAATATTCAGAAATGCCTCAGTGCGGGATATGACCGCATTGTTGTATTGTCCCTGCGTGAGGATCATCTGAGAGATATTGAACAAGCCGCAAAGACAACACTTGCAAACTCACAACTCGACAGACTATCGTTCTTGGAACCTCAAAACTTTCATGTCTTCCTTGAGAGCTTATCTAATGAGACATCCAACAAGCCCTTGGATGCAGTAAAGGTCAATGGCTATCGCGTTAAAACTTCATACGCCGAGATTTCAGTTGCCGAGGCAGAGGTGATTGGACAAACCTTATTAGAGGTTTTGGACGAGAGGGACAAAAAGTGA
- a CDS encoding ThiF family adenylyltransferase, translating into MTGSQINIDEEVSEPSDTFAEFPEELFDIGDPMEIACSEEVKATHEAEPDLFARHDGIPAHRQDLLEPARFLVIGGGGLGSWVAVCLARSGARSITIVDADRVDRTNLSRQFFYADDLGEPKGKRLARHIAAQAMAGAVVTGIGMTFEDALEKYTLPADLIIAGVDNNECRLHVVKEARKRGIPAIFSMLSRDGMRTQVFLQNASPLEPCLWCALPNLDPERIMPCASAIVSSCFMTAGFTVFFAHRAVMGWGELTPFNWREADLSGIAPDRIGTVKKRQGCEVCEGMI; encoded by the coding sequence ATGACAGGTTCACAGATCAATATCGATGAAGAAGTGTCAGAACCGAGCGACACCTTTGCAGAATTTCCGGAAGAACTGTTCGACATCGGCGATCCAATGGAAATCGCATGCTCTGAAGAGGTAAAGGCAACACATGAAGCGGAACCTGACCTTTTCGCCCGGCATGATGGTATTCCGGCTCATCGGCAGGATCTGCTCGAACCGGCAAGGTTCCTCGTGATTGGCGGCGGCGGTCTCGGTAGCTGGGTTGCTGTTTGTTTGGCAAGGAGCGGAGCGCGATCGATCACGATCGTTGACGCGGACCGCGTCGACCGCACCAACCTATCTCGGCAGTTCTTTTACGCTGATGATCTTGGCGAGCCAAAGGGCAAGCGGCTTGCAAGGCATATTGCCGCGCAAGCGATGGCCGGCGCGGTCGTCACCGGCATTGGAATGACGTTTGAAGACGCCCTTGAGAAGTATACGCTGCCCGCCGATTTGATTATCGCCGGCGTCGATAATAATGAGTGCCGGCTACATGTCGTTAAGGAAGCTCGCAAACGCGGAATACCGGCGATCTTTTCCATGTTGAGTCGCGACGGGATGCGAACACAGGTTTTTCTGCAGAATGCATCGCCCCTAGAACCATGTCTGTGGTGTGCTCTGCCGAATCTTGACCCCGAAAGGATAATGCCGTGCGCTTCAGCGATTGTTTCGAGCTGTTTTATGACTGCCGGTTTCACCGTTTTCTTTGCACATCGGGCCGTTATGGGTTGGGGTGAGCTGACACCGTTCAACTGGCGGGAGGCCGATCTTTCAGGTATAGCACCTGATCGCATCGGAACGGTGAAGAAACGGCAGGGGTGCGAGGTTTGTGAGGGGATGATCTGA
- a CDS encoding winged helix-turn-helix transcriptional regulator has protein sequence MANISHYCIQFDGFFLNPKERLLFKGEERVDLRGKDFDILVYLADRPNLFVTHDELLDGVWGPDTYIDDSNITVHIAKVRSALGGDGGYVETVHGRKGYRFVAQATRVPCPSTRPVDVPAWINPVAKSEFSVECHKFVPVFLGTNAYIDFEEATSESLWSEHKILEKEEGGLYVLPAGVGVWHISHDLDFTTLTDLATWRRNTYREINEDRHVITTSTSKIISMLPQDADDPLASARGKIGYVLSVMILNAPMWEEPSRLRTAIKLLSCLTPLQSEEGDEQAREDAIRLENELLETGFAHKDVVEFGLSGSDLGFASWAGVSYYKFSGQPSRLRERIIEFEIAVQGLWWYTSCIKKICLSAPLTPKSKRKLSALVGAVTRQMGRLKTIGATEVSSQRTMCEAILATSRLESLVDDTVKLFNQI, from the coding sequence GTGGCTAACATTTCGCATTACTGTATTCAATTTGACGGGTTCTTTTTGAACCCAAAAGAGAGATTACTTTTCAAAGGTGAAGAGCGGGTAGACCTTCGAGGAAAAGATTTCGATATTTTGGTCTATTTGGCTGACCGACCGAATCTCTTTGTAACACATGACGAGCTATTGGACGGCGTGTGGGGACCCGACACTTACATTGATGACAGCAATATCACGGTTCATATAGCAAAGGTACGAAGTGCCCTTGGTGGCGACGGTGGGTATGTTGAAACAGTTCATGGCCGTAAAGGGTACCGGTTCGTTGCTCAGGCAACACGAGTCCCATGCCCTTCGACACGTCCGGTAGATGTGCCCGCGTGGATTAACCCTGTTGCTAAGAGCGAATTTAGCGTCGAATGTCATAAGTTCGTTCCCGTGTTTTTGGGAACGAACGCTTACATCGACTTTGAAGAAGCCACGTCGGAATCTCTGTGGTCCGAGCACAAAATACTCGAAAAAGAGGAGGGCGGTTTATACGTTCTTCCGGCAGGCGTGGGAGTTTGGCATATTTCACATGATCTTGATTTTACAACCCTTACAGATTTAGCGACTTGGAGGAGAAACACTTATAGGGAAATAAACGAGGACCGCCACGTGATCACTACCAGCACATCAAAAATCATCTCGATGCTACCGCAAGACGCAGACGATCCCCTTGCTTCCGCTCGGGGAAAGATCGGCTATGTATTATCGGTCATGATATTAAATGCACCAATGTGGGAAGAGCCTAGCCGGTTGCGAACGGCTATCAAACTCCTTTCCTGCCTGACTCCGCTGCAGTCCGAGGAGGGCGACGAGCAAGCTCGTGAGGACGCCATTCGATTGGAAAATGAGTTGCTGGAAACAGGCTTTGCGCACAAGGATGTCGTTGAATTCGGGTTATCAGGCAGTGACCTTGGATTTGCGAGTTGGGCGGGCGTTTCCTATTACAAGTTTTCCGGTCAGCCATCGCGCTTGCGGGAACGAATCATTGAATTCGAGATTGCTGTGCAAGGACTCTGGTGGTATACGTCTTGTATAAAGAAGATCTGTTTATCCGCGCCTCTTACGCCTAAATCAAAAAGAAAACTGAGCGCGCTTGTCGGTGCGGTGACGCGACAAATGGGACGATTGAAAACCATTGGTGCGACCGAAGTAAGCTCGCAACGCACCATGTGTGAAGCCATACTCGCAACCAGTCGGCTGGAAAGTCTTGTAGACGACACCGTAAAGCTTTTCAATCAGATTTAA